From Zea mays cultivar B73 chromosome 3, Zm-B73-REFERENCE-NAM-5.0, whole genome shotgun sequence:
CTAGCCCAGCGAACAAATATCCGCTGAGGAACCCAACGAAGCGAGGCCCCGCCTAGCAACCCTTCGAGGCAGGGCGGCCGACCAACCTGCCAGCCGAGCAACCTGCCCATCAAGCAACCTAGCGAGGCGAGGCTACCAACCAACCCAGTGAGGCGGGGTTGCTGACCAACCTGCCCACCGAGTAACCCAACAAGACAACATCAGACTCTCAGGAAGAGCCGACCTAGTACTATCAAGCCACGTCGACATGATGGGACATCATCGAGTCATGCCCGGACTATGGAAGCGGTACCGAGGGGTCCTTGTCAGGCACGACGTCGGATACATATCTCTGATGACTAGTGGGATCGGACAACCCGGCCGTAGAAACCTTAGCATCGGGGTCTCTATAGTGACCCATATACTTGAGGGGACAGGGTAATACGTCGTATACCTCCCAGAACCTAGATGCCTCCGCCTCCCCTTCACGCTCAACAACGCACGCGCCCTCCGCCACATGACCTTCGCCTCCGCGTCGTCATTCCCCCGAGAACCCCGCTCCACACCCTCGGCAACCTCGCTCCCCTCCTACGACCTCCGCCTCCGCGTCGTCTCCCCAAACCACACCCTCTGTAACCTCGCtccgcgcccccgccccggcaACCTCACTCACCCGCCACCACCGCCGCGTGGGTCAGGTCGAATCCACGATTGGTGGCCCGTTGTCCCGATGCGCGGTAGGAGAAGAGGTACCTGCTGACCAAGTAGGAGTCCCATTAGCATACCTTCGGAACCTGGATCCCAACACGACGACCCTGCCAGGTAACGACAGCGTGTGCCGATCCGGCCGTGCCGCGATGTCAGGCCCGATGTCGCCATCGTGACTCGCTTGAGgccgacctcgagcgggagacgtAGTCCTGACTCGCCCAAGGCCGTCTCCGGTGCATGAGACACAAtcacgactcacccgaggccaacACTAGCAGTACATGGAGTTGTTTTACGATATCGATAAATGTTTCCACATAGATTTtgcatatcataatgatgtttgtcgttccgtaTCTATGTTTCATACAAAATTTTTACGCATATCGCAACACATGGGCACATACCTAGTGACTGTATAACTCTGCATGTATGAGTGTATGACTATATGATGTAGTAACTAATAAGAAGGGTAGACATTTGAGTGATTCTTTTATTCCTGGACTTGTAAGACTTGACATTTCTGCCTTGAGTGCGATACATCATATGGACAGGGGTTATGCATACACTGCTTGTTTGTTGTTTATgttctaagagcatctccaacaacgtgacaTATGAAAATGCCCTACAATTTAAAAATGGTTATATTTTATAAAATTTAGGGCATAAATAAAACATCCCGCTCCAACATTAAAGCCTTAAATCTATTATAGGGAAGCCCACTATGATatagtatatttgaggcactttagagggtgccctataattttttgaccatttttttatgaaatgaGACACTATTGGAGTATTTTTTTTCCGTAGAGCACCATATTTCAATTTGAGACACCAATTtaaggcattgttggagatgttCTAAATGTTGGTTTATTTTGTCTGTATCGTTGTGGTTTTGATAGTGGTGCCTTTGCAATGTACATCTTACATTGACAATAATAATAGGTAAAACTCTACAAATTTTTTATCTAATGGACTCTTGTATGAAACATTGTACTTGCACACATCTGATGTAAACACTGCATACTTTTAACAGTGACAAGATTCTGTTTcattttagggctagtttgggaaccaaaTTTTATTAGGGTTTTTATTTTCTAAGAAAAAGTAATTTATTTTACCTTGAGAAAATATAAATTACTTGAGAAAATAGagttccaaactagcccttatctTTGTCGAATCCTCCTCTATTCAAATGTGACATTTCTGGCACGTGACAACTGGTGATGTTGTAGACTGTGTTAAGTAATACGTGTCATTATTACTAAATGCCATTTTAGTAAATGTTGAGTATGTACTCTACTACAGTAAGTATTATTGGTGTATTTACACTAGACAGTTGGCGGCCTGGCGGGTAAAGTTATCCTGTAGAAAGTTGGGCCAGGCCAAAACCAACCGCCAAAGGAAAGGCCTTCCGGCCCGCCCACCTCTGCGCGCCGAAGGTCAGTTCCTTCAGTCTCCTCCCGCTTCAAACTCTGACCACGTCAACAATCCGGGCCGAAACACATCTGCACCGTCCATTTGCGACAGATTGAACACATCACTTCTATCCACGTCAGCGATCCGTGGCACTAGCCCTTCCACCAATCAGCCCAAGTTGCCCCTTTCCTTTAAATTCGCCGCACCCATTGCTCTTCTCACGGCCATAGAAATCGACCGAGCGAATCCCTCGCATCGCATTCGCAGCCTTTGCTGCATCACACCACCGCGAAACCCCAGCAGCCGCATCGATGGCGCCCAAGGCGGAGAAGAAGCCGGCTGCGAAGAAGCCAGCGGAGGAGGAGCCCGCTGCCGCGAAGGCCCCGGCGGGGAAGAAGCCCAAGGCCGAGAAGCGCCTCCCGGCGGCCAAGTCGTCCGGCAAAGAAGGCGGCGACAAGAAGGGTAAGAAGAAGGCGAAGAAGTCGGTGGAGACCTACAAGATCTACATCTTCAAGGTGCTGAAGCAGGTCCACCCCGACATCGGCATCTCTTCCAAGGCCATGTCCATCATGAACTCCTTCATCAACGACATCTTCGAGAAGCTCGCCGGCGAGGCTGCCAAGCTTGCGCGCTACAACAAGAAGCCCACCATCACCTCTCGGGAGATTCAAACCTCTGTCCGCCTTGTCCTTCCCGGCGAGCTCGCCAAGCACGCGGTCTCCGAGGGCACCAAGGCCGTCACTAAGTTCACATCATCTTAGATTTGAGGTAGTAGCTATTGGGTGGCGTTGGTAGTTGTGTCTCAATTTGTCTGCTACTAATAGTGGTAGGAGTATCCATGTGTAGTTGGGTTGTGGTAAGAATTGTGTTAAACTGGTAATACGTTTGAAATTGCTTTTTATGGATGTGGAATAGTTGTGTGTTGCTTGTTCTACGTTTGATTTCTATCTGGATGCGATTCTCTTATCTTGGAACTGTCATTGTTGACAATGAACTGACAATTATAAATGACCACTATATACCAAACCAAACTGTTCAGTGTGTTGGTAAGGTCCTGTTCCAAACATCTAAAACTGATAGTTTGGTGAGATTTGAGATCCAAATATCGAGAACATGCAGTGGGTGGTCGTGCCTTTTGAACTGTGTATTCTCTATTTTACTTTGTTCCTGATTGCATTGTGGCTTCACTGCCTTGCATGAAAATCATTGTTTTGTGAAAAGTTACTGACTGACTAGGCTGTATGAATTATGCACTGTTTAACAATATTGCTTAGTTTGAAATGTGAAATTTGCTGGGCTGGCAATTTCTGTTGAAATCATGCTCTATACCGCTTGCTAGTCTTTTATCATGTCTTAAATTTGGATAGTATGATTGGTTCTTTGATGTCAATTGATGATTACTATGCAAAGAACTAGTAGTCTGTTATGCGTTGAATCTTTGGAACATAAGTGTTGTGCCTTGCTAGTTGCAATTGCAACTGGCATTGCTAGGTTTTAACTCTTTTCTATGGTGCTTATAAATGTGAAGTTTCTGCAGCAGTCAGTGTTCCTTTGTCTTGCTGGTACATGCAATCAACTATACTTGCATCCTCACCATTCAAACTTTGAAGGTGCATCTGTAGACCATTCAATACATTTTCCCAACAAAACTTGGTTCTGAGACAGCAAGGAACTTTTCCTCGTCGTAATGCTTGGTAGAAGACTTTCTGATACTTTTCCTCAATTACTCCAGTTTTTCTTTGGCACTTCCGCCTTTCTGTGTTGTTCTTGTTGATCAGCAGAATAAAGGGAAAAAAACATACTGCACTACTGCTTCTATCCTTGTGACAGATATTTGACTATGATGGTAGGACATGAAGGCAAGTGAAGTTGAGGTATCCACCACATAAACTGCCATTCCCAGCGGTCATACCTAATTTAGATTTCTATAAACACTCCCTTTTGGTGCTTTGCTGTGTGGTTCATGGGACATGACGCCCAGTGAAGCTGAGGTATTCCACCAGCTTGTTTGTTTGTTGGTTTGTGGGGTGTCTGCTGCATTGGATCTAGGATAGTTTAGACCTCTGGCATGAGAAATTTTCAGCTTTGATAGGGTTGTTGACAGGAACAAGGTTCCTGATCTTCTGTCAGATTTCAAGATGAGGGGATTGTCCTAACCACCGTCTGAAATTCACTCCTAGAAGTCAAACTCAatacctgaggagtgctactgaGACCGCCTAATCAACTcaactagaggccctttcgctctAAATTGACAATTTAACTGCATTCATCTCTACATTTGCATCCATCACTGTTAATTCGGTCTCTAGGATATCCCTTGAAGTATGGATTGAAACTTTGGAAGCCAAAAGCAACAGAACAATCCATAATTTCGATATCTTCTACTGCTATCATCGGTTCTCTGTGCACCCTCACTGGCATGCTGTTGATTTGAACTCTTAATGTTGCCTGCTTGATTATTCATGAAAATTCAGTCGAGACTTTACTTCTTTTGTTTTCAAGATGGTTATTCTGAACCTGTATCTGTAAGCATTGAAATATATGTTGAAACTTAGTCATCTTTATATTTTCCTTCACAATTTACTTGATGGATGTTCAGTAAGTATAAGCCTACTTTTACCTTCAAACATGGCAAATGTTATTAATAAGGTAAAACCAACATAACTTTTCGTTGTCACTCTTACGAAAAGAACAACGAATCTGAGCATATTATAGCTTAATGTATTTCACAACATATTCTGTCTACATCCATCTTTGAGACTTTGATCATTGCGCCAACAAATGCTGTAGGTCCATTGTTTGATGCCAAGCTAGCAGCAAAACATGTGGTATGTATCTCTGATGGCGTGCATCTCTGCTGCTGCATCGCTCATCACTGTTCGATCCCCTGGACGAAGCTTTGAGCAGGATATGGCTAGCCTGAAGACAGAAACCAAGCAATCCTTAATTCTGCTCCTTATAGTACTATCCGTTGACTCTACATGTAGCCAGATTGTTGAATCAACAATATCTAAGATTCTTTCGCTGAGTGCATGTTTGGCATAATTATGCAAATCTACTGTGTCTCCGAACATGTCATCTATGGGGCTCCTTCCAGTAAACATCTCAAGCAACAATATACCGAGACTATACACATCACCAATAGTTGAGACAGTAGAGCCTTCAGCATACTCTACAAAATCAGCAAACATATTTGATCAGTGATTATGGATTTCATCTGTTGTGGAGCATCTTACAAGGAAACAACAAAGGATATTTCAGTTACCTGGAGCAACATAACCAACTGAGCCTCTTATTCCGATGGTGCTATTTGAATTTTGCAGGATTTTACTTGCATTTTCTGGAAGAATTCGTGATATGCCGAAGTCTCCAACTCGAGCACTCATGTCTTCTGCAAGAAGAATGTTGCTTGGCTTGAGATCGCAGTGAGCAATTGGTGGCTGACAGTGATTATGAAGATAGTTCAAAGCATCCATGATATCTACAGCAATGTCTAGCCTTTGTTCTAGGCTTAGAGTATTTGTCATAGTGAGAATATCAGAATTTGGATGAAGCCAGCCTTCTAAGCTGCCATTTGGCATGAACTCAAAAACTAAAGCCTTAAACTCTTGATCTTGGTGATTCATGCTTGAGCAGCACGTGATGATTTTAATGAGACAACGGTGACGCACCATTCTCAATGCTTCACATTCAGCCACAAAACTTTTAGTGGATCCAGATTGCTGAAGGTTAAAAACTTTCACCGCGGTAACAGTTTCCTCAGGCTGTAAAGTGCATTTGTAGACCGCCCCAAAGCTTCCTTTACCAAGCAAATTGGCTTCTGAAAATCCATTTGTTCCATTTGCTAATACATGGTAAGAAACTCTTCCATGCTGTTCCTCAACTATTGGTGGTAAGGGTTGGTTACGATTTCGTATAAGTTTCTTCTTAATAAACTGAAGGAGTGCAATAAAGAAAGCTAAGATCAATAGGGCACCTATTGTTGCCAGAGCTATTTTAAGATGCTTCAACTGCCCTTTTCTGTTCTTTTTCATGGGATCTGTCTGGCATGGAGCTAAATGAAGTTGAGGTAATCCACCACAAAGCTCACTGTTCCCAATGATTGAAAAGTTAGTCGAATATCGGAAGATACCCTCCTTTGGCACTTCCCCTTGCAGATTGTTGAATGACAGATCCAATTCTGATAATGCTGTCAAATTCTGTAGGAGCGAAGGAATTGGCCCTGACAAGTTGTTGTGTGCCAGATACAACACCTGAAGATCTTGGATAGTTCCAATGTTACTTGGGATAACACCAGTTAGTTTATTCATGGACAAATTGAGTGCATTTAGACCTTTTATGTTACTCAGAGTTTGAGGTATGCTTCCATCGATTGAGTTATTATCCAATATAAGGTATTGCAGCACAGTGCATTCCCCAATACTCTCAGGTATCTCGCCAGACAATCGGTTCCCAGACAGAACTAGTTGGTTCAGGTTCCCCAAACTACTCATCTCAGAAGGAAGATGTCCCGATAGCGAATTGTATGATAAGTTTAAATAGAGAAGGGATGACAGTTTGAAAATCTCATTGGAAATTGAACCATCGAGGGAGTTCTTTGATAAATCAAGTGTCAACAGATTCGACATGTTGCCTATGCTTGCTGGAATTGGCCCCCCCAAGTTGCAATGATGTGCATCAAAGACATTTAACCCTTTGAGATTTCCAATAGATAAAGGAATGATGCCTGACAAGTCAGTGCTGAACAAATCCATCTCAGTCAAGTTTCCCAGCCTGCCAATGCTCTCTGGAATAACCCCTGATATGAAAGTACTTGACATACCGAGGACTTGTAGGTTGAGCAGATTGCCGATGGCCGATGGTATGCTTCCTGAGATCCCAGATCCATCAAAGCGGAGCGTCTGTAGGCTAGATAGATTCGCTATTGAACTTGGCAGCTGCCCAGTCAAACCGGCGTTGAGGCCGATTTCAAATTCCACGAGCTGGGTGCAGTTTGACAGGGACGTGATGAATTCCCAGCCCTCCTTGTCGTCCGCCTGCAGCAGGTTCCCGTACAGTAATAGGCTTTGCAGAGCTACCAATCTTCCAACTGCACCAGACACATATCCACCGAGCCTATTTTCTGAGAGGTCAAGCATCTGCAGTGTGGTGAGGTTGAAGAGTGAAACAGGGATGGACCCGGTGAACTGGTTAGCATAAAACTCAAGCATCTGCATGCTGTGAAACCTGATGCCTATGGCATCAGGAATTCTGCCATGGAGCATGTTATCACTGAGCTGGAACCTTTCCAACGAGGTTAGGTTGTACAAGGAATGTGGGGGTTCGCCAGAGAGGTGGTTGTCATTGAGGTCGAGGTGCTGGAGGGCCTGGATGGCGCCGATGCCAGGCGGGATGGTGCCGTGGAGCTGGTTGAACCCAAGTGACAGGATGCTAAGCGACGACAGGTTGGCTAATGACGCTGGGATGGTGCCGGTGAGGCTGTTGTTCCAAACACTGAGCACCACGAGATTCATCAGTTTCTCACCCAACTCGTAGGGCACGCTCCCGGTGAGCTGGTTGAAGCGGAGGCGCATGAGGACTAGGCTGGTGCAGGAGCTCAGGTTGGCGGGGACCTCGCCTGAGAAGGCGTTGGAGCTCAGGTCGAGTTCTCGGAGCAGGCGGAGGCGACCGAGGCTGTCGGGGATGCCCCCGCTGAGTGCGTTGGAGCTGAGGTTGAGAGTCCTGAGAAACGACAGGTTCCCGACGGCAGGCGAGAGTGATCCGCTCAGCCCGTGCAAGGGCAGGCTCAGTGCCACCACTCGGCGGTGCTTGGCCCCGCCCCCGCACGTCACCCCCACCCAGCCGCAGAATCCGCCGGCACCGCTACTGTTCCACGACGCAAGCGTGTCGCCGCCAAAGATCGCCGCGGCTTTAAAGGCAATCAGCGCGGCCTCGTCGTCGGCGGCCACCACGAGCGTCAGCAGAAGCAGCAGGCTCACCGAGCGCGGCGCCATGCCTGTGGCCTCTGCAGCGGGCAGTGCGGGGAACAAAACAACGGGTGAGTGATGATTGATTGACCTTCTGGCTTCTGGCAAGTGAGGCTAAGCTGAGATACTTATTCATGTTCCTCCGTGACGTGCATGCTTGCTTGCCGCCGGATCATTTGCACTTACGTCCAAGCACGTAGCTGCAGATGAGCCATTGACGGTCTGGTCTTACACGACAGTGACCGGATGCATGATATGCTTCCGCTTACGTACGGCACCTTCGCTCTTGGTTTGAATTCAACGAAATGCTGAATTAACGCCGTGTGTTAATGCTTGCAACATTCATACCTGAGGTTCTAGACATACCAAAGTTTAGTTAATCTAAAAAATATTTGTTTATTTAATCTAAATATACTAAAATATATATAA
This genomic window contains:
- the LOC100501306 gene encoding Histone H2B.1, whose product is MAPKAEKKPAAKKPAEEEPAAAKAPAGKKPKAEKRLPAAKSSGKEGGDKKGKKKAKKSVETYKIYIFKVLKQVHPDIGISSKAMSIMNSFINDIFEKLAGEAAKLARYNKKPTITSREIQTSVRLVLPGELAKHAVSEGTKAVTKFTSS
- the LOC103649762 gene encoding receptor kinase-like protein Xa21 → MAPRSVSLLLLLTLVVAADDEAALIAFKAAAIFGGDTLASWNSSGAGGFCGWVGVTCGGGAKHRRVVALSLPLHGLSGSLSPAVGNLSFLRTLNLSSNALSGGIPDSLGRLRLLRELDLSSNAFSGEVPANLSSCTSLVLMRLRFNQLTGSVPYELGEKLMNLVVLSVWNNSLTGTIPASLANLSSLSILSLGFNQLHGTIPPGIGAIQALQHLDLNDNHLSGEPPHSLYNLTSLERFQLSDNMLHGRIPDAIGIRFHSMQMLEFYANQFTGSIPVSLFNLTTLQMLDLSENRLGGYVSGAVGRLVALQSLLLYGNLLQADDKEGWEFITSLSNCTQLVEFEIGLNAGLTGQLPSSIANLSSLQTLRFDGSGISGSIPSAIGNLLNLQVLGMSSTFISGVIPESIGRLGNLTEMDLFSTDLSGIIPLSIGNLKGLNVFDAHHCNLGGPIPASIGNMSNLLTLDLSKNSLDGSISNEIFKLSSLLYLNLSYNSLSGHLPSEMSSLGNLNQLVLSGNRLSGEIPESIGECTVLQYLILDNNSIDGSIPQTLSNIKGLNALNLSMNKLTGVIPSNIGTIQDLQVLYLAHNNLSGPIPSLLQNLTALSELDLSFNNLQGEVPKEGIFRYSTNFSIIGNSELCGGLPQLHLAPCQTDPMKKNRKGQLKHLKIALATIGALLILAFFIALLQFIKKKLIRNRNQPLPPIVEEQHGRVSYHVLANGTNGFSEANLLGKGSFGAVYKCTLQPEETVTAVKVFNLQQSGSTKSFVAECEALRMVRHRCLIKIITCCSSMNHQDQEFKALVFEFMPNGSLEGWLHPNSDILTMTNTLSLEQRLDIAVDIMDALNYLHNHCQPPIAHCDLKPSNILLAEDMSARVGDFGISRILPENASKILQNSNSTIGIRGSVGYVAPEYAEGSTVSTIGDVYSLGILLLEMFTGRSPIDDMFGDTVDLHNYAKHALSERILDIVDSTIWLHVESTDSTIRSRIKDCLVSVFRLAISCSKLRPGDRTVMSDAAAEMHAIRDTYHMFCC